A portion of the Francisella uliginis genome contains these proteins:
- the tssB gene encoding type VI secretion system contractile sheath small subunit: MKVNQAIPKSRITITYDMEVEGTKKKKELPFRQLLVGDLSLGNSQERKKELSNREIYELASPNLSDVMEPMGIKLDISVPNHIKEGGEDIKVNLDVNSMKVFDPNTIAQRIPELASLLQAKKLIQEFSSTIDNNRKLRNLLNNGINSSQAIEKIQEELPLLESYQLNKDL; encoded by the coding sequence ATGAAAGTTAATCAAGCCATTCCAAAGTCTCGTATCACAATTACATATGATATGGAAGTTGAAGGAACTAAAAAGAAAAAAGAGTTACCTTTTAGGCAGCTATTAGTAGGAGATCTTTCTTTAGGCAATTCACAGGAAAGAAAAAAAGAGCTATCTAATCGTGAAATTTATGAGTTAGCAAGTCCAAACTTATCAGATGTAATGGAACCTATGGGTATTAAATTAGATATCAGTGTTCCAAATCATATCAAAGAAGGTGGTGAGGATATTAAAGTAAATTTAGATGTAAATTCTATGAAGGTATTTGATCCAAATACTATAGCTCAGCGTATTCCTGAATTAGCGTCATTACTTCAGGCTAAGAAGTTAATTCAAGAGTTTAGTTCAACTATAGATAACAATAGAAAACTTAGAAATTTATTAAATAACGGGATTAATAGCTCACAAGCTATAGAAAAGATTCAAGAAGAGCTTCCTTTACTTGAGTCATACCAACTTAATAAAGATCTTTGA
- the iglE gene encoding type VI secretion system lipoprotein IglE: MKNIRIKNTYLKNIKLALISALFLILSGCASSSFNLTVQPNKLSNDGQPFYVIVKKEPMFSYLDSDVDSVYDSYLKTDSKDDSILVYPSKGKQSIPIEKSEKEGVSVYFLFKKKPSEGHWKLYINPDSQKDKTVNISKNNVMKVS, translated from the coding sequence ATGAAAAATATTAGAATAAAAAATACTTACTTAAAAAATATAAAACTAGCATTAATATCAGCACTATTTTTAATCCTTTCAGGATGTGCAAGCTCAAGTTTTAATTTAACAGTTCAACCAAATAAGCTAAGCAATGATGGTCAACCTTTTTATGTCATTGTTAAAAAAGAACCAATGTTTAGTTATTTAGATAGTGATGTTGATAGTGTATATGATAGTTATCTTAAAACGGATAGCAAGGATGATAGTATTTTGGTATATCCAAGTAAAGGTAAACAGTCTATACCTATAGAAAAATCAGAAAAAGAAGGTGTATCGGTATATTTCCTATTCAAGAAAAAACCAAGTGAGGGGCACTGGAAACTTTATATTAATCCAGATAGCCAAAAAGATAAAACAGTTAACATCTCAAAAAATAATGTAATGAAGGTGTCATAG
- the iglH gene encoding type VI secretion system baseplate subunit TssF/IglH: MNELSSNKNITVKEMMSALNQLQTQVEKDFKNYTSCLYSSKIKTHFPHMLTPTFQGCYIKISDCYLEDDSNYIDIEQQVGIDILEQQQVLYSSMSTRILPFDVISVENQFHGVELTFAAKSEYFSLQDNNFSFWLHSDYMPIEQLVNIYRKLNNIDKLSLKIEFADDSVLDKKVDISCGYDYVQHSNQRFRQNLADPRLQFRINVNLHQHFSQKIKSIRLLVQGFSIEELYEDQLNDLFHTNLIPVVNQYQTISDSFVMDGDYEVYWLNGKEKINADFYIHEVLTVYADKQPLAPIDYKVIYKDGRVGLEFNQISQVFNKTISADIYVSHKLDQALMNNYHKARVKWLNQNISTYKLEVKSLITTSDSLYEAHLIEPLLKILKIPHIHRWQLQDWKGLLKFTDISALVDIQPWLNDITIDEQMQTSLYFKSVSENYHDWVRFYLRQLEVFLQKNTKHNFRLKGVFQ, translated from the coding sequence ATGAATGAATTATCATCGAATAAGAATATTACTGTAAAGGAGATGATGAGTGCTCTTAATCAGCTACAAACACAAGTAGAAAAAGATTTTAAAAACTATACAAGCTGTTTATATTCTTCTAAGATAAAAACTCATTTTCCTCATATGTTAACACCAACTTTTCAAGGGTGTTATATTAAAATTTCAGATTGCTATTTAGAGGATGATAGTAACTACATTGATATAGAACAGCAGGTTGGGATAGACATATTAGAACAACAACAGGTTTTATATTCATCAATGTCAACAAGGATACTACCTTTTGATGTAATTAGCGTTGAAAATCAATTTCATGGTGTTGAACTAACATTTGCAGCTAAATCAGAATACTTTAGCCTACAAGATAATAATTTTAGCTTTTGGCTACATTCTGATTATATGCCTATAGAACAGCTTGTTAATATTTATAGAAAATTAAATAACATAGATAAGCTTTCTTTGAAAATAGAATTTGCTGATGATTCTGTGCTTGATAAAAAGGTAGATATTAGTTGTGGTTATGATTATGTACAGCATTCTAATCAGAGGTTTCGTCAAAACTTAGCTGATCCTAGGCTACAGTTTAGAATCAATGTAAATTTACACCAACATTTCTCACAGAAGATCAAATCCATAAGGCTATTAGTACAAGGTTTTTCTATTGAAGAGCTGTATGAAGATCAATTAAATGATCTATTTCATACAAATTTAATACCCGTGGTTAATCAATACCAGACGATTAGTGATAGCTTTGTTATGGATGGCGACTATGAAGTTTATTGGCTAAATGGCAAAGAAAAAATAAATGCTGATTTTTATATTCATGAAGTACTAACTGTATATGCAGATAAGCAGCCTTTAGCACCTATAGATTATAAAGTGATTTATAAAGATGGCAGAGTTGGTTTAGAGTTTAATCAAATCTCCCAAGTTTTTAATAAAACTATTTCGGCAGATATATATGTTAGTCATAAGCTCGATCAAGCATTGATGAATAATTATCATAAAGCAAGAGTGAAATGGTTAAACCAAAATATATCTACATATAAGTTAGAGGTTAAGAGCTTAATTACAACTTCTGACTCTCTATATGAAGCTCATCTAATAGAGCCCTTATTGAAAATTCTTAAAATACCTCATATCCATAGATGGCAGCTACAAGATTGGAAGGGGTTGTTGAAATTTACAGATATATCAGCACTAGTCGATATTCAACCATGGCTTAATGACATAACTATAGATGAGCAAATGCAAACATCTTTGTATTTTAAAAGCGTTTCTGAAAATTATCATGATTGGGTTAGGTTTTATCTTAGACAATTAGAGGTATTTTTGCAAAAAAATACTAAACATAACTTTAGATTAAAGGGAGTTTTTCAATGA
- a CDS encoding type VI secretion system protein IglI family protein, with protein MLDLINKVKNEEEVCYRAEVSEFEAIYAALENEEYLNVKDLSLEQIDKGCLDPRYVIYTEFGYWYESTSFNVNSEILAEIVQVHQFFLEKIEEGKVRPKVYLAIVEWLHASMLAHAKFIKSNPDIYFEEDKLALDNAFEEYISFIKANFTDINITQVYQLKDVYKTFQVMQEVEEVDEVEADQCDEISDIKEDENLSLSSNSIYVSDEWSKLLRNIKIYRKLVNEKSWLKAAVVYQVINTALKDFDPTKYFPETFYPYLKDTANAYDHLMHQLSLSNHPLWLMLSQMFNSDPESFSTDESLGGIREILVRQINNNPQDDSQQYETTMNNDEQDQLNW; from the coding sequence ATGTTAGATTTAATAAACAAAGTAAAAAATGAAGAAGAAGTTTGCTATAGAGCAGAGGTAAGTGAGTTTGAGGCGATATATGCAGCTTTAGAAAATGAAGAGTATTTAAATGTTAAAGATTTATCTTTGGAGCAAATTGATAAAGGATGCTTAGATCCTCGTTATGTTATATATACTGAATTTGGTTACTGGTATGAATCTACTAGTTTTAATGTTAATAGTGAAATTCTTGCTGAAATAGTTCAGGTTCATCAGTTCTTCTTAGAAAAAATTGAAGAAGGAAAAGTTCGTCCTAAAGTTTACTTAGCTATTGTTGAATGGTTACATGCTAGTATGCTGGCTCATGCTAAGTTTATAAAATCAAATCCTGATATTTATTTTGAAGAAGATAAACTAGCATTAGATAATGCTTTTGAGGAGTATATATCATTCATTAAAGCAAACTTTACAGATATAAATATAACCCAGGTCTATCAACTTAAAGATGTATATAAAACTTTTCAGGTTATGCAAGAGGTTGAAGAGGTAGATGAAGTTGAGGCTGACCAATGCGATGAGATAAGTGATATTAAAGAAGATGAGAACCTTTCTTTAAGCTCTAATAGTATTTATGTAAGTGACGAGTGGAGTAAGCTACTACGTAATATAAAAATTTATCGTAAGCTTGTAAATGAAAAATCTTGGCTTAAAGCTGCGGTTGTTTATCAGGTTATTAATACAGCTTTAAAAGATTTTGATCCGACTAAATATTTTCCTGAGACATTTTATCCATACCTTAAAGATACAGCAAATGCATATGATCATTTAATGCATCAGCTAAGTTTGTCTAACCATCCATTATGGTTAATGTTATCGCAGATGTTTAATAGTGATCCAGAGAGTTTTAGTACAGATGAATCATTAGGTGGTATTAGAGAAATATTAGTTAGACAAATTAATAATAATCCTCAGGATGACTCTCAGCAGTATGAGACAACTATGAATAATGATGAGCAAGATCAATTAAATTGGTAG
- a CDS encoding cysteine peptidase family C39 domain-containing protein: MRETTVPQFEDKTKVIKDSINYNVPFVFQNHINQCGDACVYMLLLYYGLPHTSTFAIERLELNPSFPGLQVFRIRKNDRGVLKGSTTDDLVERMDNFIRIKDYENKYLCKKINEKYVGLKTNNKFLSCFYLKFNNRDEIKKQLETFGPFIIQINELHFALVKGLEENSVIIHDPWRGGNRKMDVDKFISRKVNINKESEVVRLSYGFLDLFNNIPDEVKTAVNYLKFRIQKANSAYTYRSKSSYPKSTDRSLNNVTNKGVFNRHGNDGVKRLEQVYVEIIGARTSSVIFNILGQLFSKTGSFEGMSGSVQYHTHSGASYLINALFSYYNDVNLGIASHDNDTYILELKSILESHLGTNCFGSQTTEHSRRKCGEIIIEYGRYAIKRQHGRYTDKELLSILKGINDRQSINDARIIAEKAECESERFFDKYSDKNITSCGIEQKTTKWLKEYSYDSTHIQKEARSFKGNPEDISNPSFHYIKFLGIERVLNYYHKYLNQYFLFYRLTSYKDGKNPYLNIYKGLEGKLIQERGFMSVSLHRRFLIDGVNNAKSCISYNKIAIIGRGALNFSKYSAYNNSSDPRYVGQAEFIFPRNTVMKILSICKVKNDVHMICKIDEKEKTRNGKETVFDSFSLEKIV, translated from the coding sequence ATGAGAGAAACAACAGTACCTCAATTTGAAGATAAGACTAAAGTTATAAAAGATAGTATTAATTACAATGTACCTTTTGTATTTCAGAACCATATTAATCAATGTGGAGATGCTTGTGTGTATATGTTACTTCTATATTATGGACTACCACATACTTCTACATTTGCTATAGAACGACTAGAACTTAATCCATCATTTCCTGGTTTACAAGTTTTTCGTATTAGAAAAAATGATAGAGGAGTTCTAAAAGGTTCTACCACCGATGATCTTGTGGAAAGGATGGATAATTTTATTAGAATTAAGGATTATGAAAATAAATATCTATGCAAAAAAATAAATGAGAAATACGTAGGACTTAAGACGAATAATAAATTTCTTAGTTGTTTTTATTTAAAGTTTAATAATAGAGATGAAATTAAAAAGCAATTAGAAACTTTTGGGCCTTTTATTATTCAGATTAATGAACTTCACTTTGCACTTGTTAAAGGGTTAGAAGAAAATAGTGTAATTATCCATGATCCTTGGAGAGGGGGAAATAGGAAAATGGATGTAGATAAATTCATAAGTAGGAAAGTAAATATAAATAAAGAATCTGAAGTAGTGCGTTTATCTTATGGCTTTTTAGATCTTTTTAATAATATACCAGATGAAGTAAAAACAGCTGTAAATTATCTAAAATTTAGGATACAGAAAGCAAATTCGGCATATACTTATAGGTCTAAATCCTCATATCCTAAATCCACTGACAGAAGTCTTAATAACGTTACTAACAAAGGAGTATTTAATCGACATGGCAATGATGGAGTAAAACGACTAGAACAAGTTTATGTTGAAATTATTGGAGCAAGAACTTCGTCGGTAATTTTTAATATATTGGGTCAATTATTTAGTAAAACTGGGAGTTTTGAGGGAATGTCTGGGAGTGTTCAATATCATACTCACTCAGGAGCCTCATATCTTATTAACGCTCTGTTTAGTTACTATAATGACGTTAATTTAGGTATAGCAAGTCATGATAATGATACATATATATTAGAGTTAAAATCAATATTAGAGTCTCATTTAGGAACTAACTGTTTTGGAAGTCAAACCACCGAGCATAGTAGAAGGAAATGTGGAGAAATAATAATAGAGTATGGTAGATATGCTATTAAGCGACAGCATGGTAGGTATACGGATAAGGAGCTTTTATCTATATTGAAAGGAATTAACGATCGTCAAAGCATTAATGATGCACGTATTATCGCTGAGAAAGCAGAATGTGAAAGCGAGAGGTTTTTTGATAAATATTCTGATAAAAATATTACTTCATGTGGAATTGAACAAAAAACAACAAAATGGTTAAAAGAATACTCTTATGATAGTACTCATATTCAAAAAGAGGCTAGATCTTTTAAAGGAAATCCTGAAGATATTAGTAACCCATCATTTCATTATATAAAATTTCTTGGCATAGAAAGAGTTCTAAACTATTATCATAAATATTTGAACCAATACTTTCTCTTTTATAGACTTACTAGTTATAAAGATGGCAAGAATCCATATTTAAACATTTATAAAGGCTTAGAGGGTAAGCTAATACAAGAAAGAGGATTTATGTCGGTAAGCTTACATCGTAGATTTTTGATAGATGGAGTTAATAATGCTAAGTCTTGTATTTCATATAATAAAATCGCAATAATAGGGAGAGGAGCATTAAATTTTTCTAAATATTCTGCATATAATAATTCAAGTGATCCTCGGTATGTGGGACAAGCAGAGTTTATTTTTCCAAGAAATACGGTTATGAAGATTTTATCAATTTGTAAAGTCAAGAATGATGTCCATATGATTTGTAAAATAGATGAGAAAGAAAAAACAAGAAATGGCAAAGAAACAGTTTTTGATTCATTTTCATTAGAAAAGATAGTTTAA
- a CDS encoding DUF3568 family protein: MKKIKILLCAIVISLLVGCSTTQMAITGLVLAGTAVGYLAYNWMKDPDASNAYAKSPEAVTKAVKETLSENQYSIIKTDDNNKDNTYMIEAENTQGKKVNIAISPVENNQNEAKVYIKGATHDGVTKAESQILMNSISAKLMW, from the coding sequence ATGAAAAAGATTAAAATTTTATTATGCGCTATTGTAATATCTTTACTTGTTGGTTGTAGTACCACACAGATGGCAATAACTGGATTAGTGTTAGCTGGAACAGCTGTTGGATATCTTGCATATAATTGGATGAAGGACCCTGATGCTTCTAATGCTTATGCAAAATCACCTGAAGCAGTTACTAAAGCGGTTAAGGAAACCCTTAGTGAAAATCAATATAGTATTATTAAAACAGATGATAATAATAAAGATAATACTTATATGATAGAGGCTGAAAATACTCAAGGTAAGAAGGTTAATATTGCGATTAGCCCTGTTGAAAATAATCAAAATGAAGCAAAAGTTTATATTAAAGGTGCTACACATGATGGTGTAACTAAAGCTGAATCACAAATTTTGATGAATAGTATTAGTGCAAAACTAATGTGGTAA
- a CDS encoding transposase family protein: MQISYAILSKKARIFRKLTGLKLKHFNKILTDASKSLDEGFPRIGRKPKVDNHADRLLLVLIYYRCYMTQEFLGYLIGLDESNVNRLIRRVELLLVKEIHIKKDRSMTNQKVERLLIDATEQPIQRPKKLKRRKANYSGKKKSHTQKVEIAISEAGQIVNVSKVYPGSVHDITVRRKSDKLARDVDKYCDNGYQGIQNESTKVKLPYKKPKGGSLSIEQKNYNKWLSKIRIYVEHKIAEIKKFRILGETYRSFGKKANLRFNLVAGIVNLQNGF, from the coding sequence ATGCAAATAAGCTACGCAATATTGTCAAAGAAAGCCAGAATATTTAGAAAACTAACAGGTTTAAAACTAAAACATTTCAATAAAATCTTAACCGATGCCTCAAAATCCTTAGATGAAGGATTTCCAAGGATTGGCAGAAAGCCAAAAGTTGATAATCATGCAGATAGATTATTGTTAGTTTTAATATATTATCGTTGCTATATGACACAAGAATTTTTAGGCTACTTGATAGGATTAGATGAATCAAATGTAAATCGCCTAATTAGACGAGTAGAGTTACTACTAGTTAAAGAAATACATATAAAAAAAGATAGAAGCATGACTAATCAAAAAGTAGAAAGACTTTTAATAGATGCAACAGAACAGCCAATCCAGAGACCTAAGAAATTAAAACGAAGAAAGGCTAACTATTCAGGGAAGAAAAAAAGCCATACACAGAAAGTAGAAATAGCTATCAGTGAAGCAGGTCAAATAGTTAATGTTTCGAAGGTTTATCCAGGCAGTGTTCATGATATAACTGTTCGCAGAAAATCAGATAAATTAGCTCGTGATGTTGATAAATATTGTGACAATGGCTACCAAGGTATTCAAAATGAATCTACTAAAGTAAAACTCCCCTATAAAAAGCCCAAAGGAGGTTCTTTAAGTATAGAGCAGAAGAATTATAATAAATGGCTTAGTAAGATTAGGATTTATGTTGAGCATAAAATTGCAGAAATTAAAAAGTTTCGTATACTGGGTGAAACCTATAGAAGTTTTGGTAAAAAAGCTAATCTTAGGTTTAATTTAGTGGCTGGAATAGTTAATTTACAAAACGGATTCTAA
- a CDS encoding lysophospholipid acyltransferase family protein has product MKSFLRKIWNALMWIRMTAFQLYSFAVIGGCSILINIFTFFKLPISWRMAVCYVWTYLYWIGMLVFLQVYIRVTGKVNIDKDYPCIYVSKHQSMLETFMFYGLVGKCHFIMKQELFEAPIFGSAMENLGSIAIDRNKPRESLKKVVTDGKQSLADGINVVIFPEGTRVEVGEYPEFQRSAMKLASDANAFIIPVAHNFGKFFPKKWGQVIKPGIARIDFGKRIDPHEFNSKELTSYCHKVITEKTKEFKG; this is encoded by the coding sequence ATGAAATCTTTTCTTAGAAAGATTTGGAACGCCCTGATGTGGATAAGAATGACAGCCTTTCAACTTTACTCTTTTGCTGTAATTGGTGGCTGTAGTATTCTTATAAATATTTTTACTTTTTTCAAATTACCTATATCATGGAGAATGGCTGTATGCTATGTATGGACTTATCTTTACTGGATAGGTATGTTAGTATTCTTGCAGGTTTATATTCGTGTTACAGGTAAAGTTAATATAGATAAGGATTACCCTTGCATCTATGTTTCAAAACACCAATCGATGCTTGAAACCTTTATGTTTTACGGACTAGTTGGTAAGTGTCACTTTATTATGAAACAAGAGTTATTTGAAGCTCCAATATTTGGCTCTGCAATGGAAAACTTAGGAAGTATAGCTATTGATAGAAACAAACCAAGAGAGTCTCTAAAAAAAGTTGTTACTGATGGTAAACAAAGCTTAGCTGATGGTATAAATGTTGTGATATTCCCAGAAGGAACAAGAGTTGAAGTTGGCGAGTATCCTGAATTTCAACGCTCTGCAATGAAACTAGCTTCAGATGCGAATGCTTTTATTATTCCTGTAGCACATAATTTTGGTAAGTTTTTCCCAAAAAAATGGGGGCAAGTTATCAAACCGGGTATTGCTAGGATAGACTTTGGTAAAAGAATTGACCCTCATGAGTTTAACTCTAAAGAGCTTACAAGCTATTGCCACAAAGTGATAACCGAAAAAACAAAAGAGTTCAAAGGTTAA
- a CDS encoding lysophospholipid acyltransferase family protein has translation MKKLIHLLLVARMHVFKIYANVVLAFCCILMNIVGVLGASLRVRLFVCWLWSCLYRLGVFILLQIYVKIEGKENIPDYPCIYVSKHQSMLETFVFYGLIRKSCFVMKQELLEKPVFGKTNHFAEAIGIDRSKGLSAIKKVLEDGKDRVKNKGLSIIIFPEGTRVPVGEYPKFHRSAMKLATVTDVPIIPVAHNFGVFFGRKKGDFIKPGIARMSFGEQIDPKKYSVAELTDLCYDIINDKTKSFGG, from the coding sequence ATGAAAAAACTTATTCATCTGCTATTAGTAGCAAGAATGCATGTATTTAAAATATATGCTAATGTTGTATTAGCTTTCTGCTGTATTTTAATGAATATTGTTGGTGTTTTAGGGGCTTCGCTAAGGGTACGACTTTTTGTATGTTGGCTATGGTCATGTTTATATAGGCTAGGTGTGTTTATTCTGCTACAAATCTATGTAAAAATAGAAGGAAAAGAGAATATCCCAGATTACCCGTGTATTTATGTCTCAAAACATCAATCAATGCTAGAGACTTTTGTTTTTTATGGGCTAATTCGCAAAAGCTGTTTTGTAATGAAGCAAGAGCTCTTAGAAAAGCCTGTCTTTGGTAAGACTAATCATTTTGCTGAAGCAATAGGTATCGATAGATCTAAAGGACTTTCTGCTATCAAGAAAGTTCTAGAAGATGGTAAAGATAGAGTTAAAAATAAAGGGCTTAGTATTATTATATTCCCAGAAGGTACAAGAGTTCCAGTTGGTGAGTATCCTAAGTTCCATCGCTCAGCAATGAAGTTAGCTACTGTAACAGATGTTCCAATAATTCCTGTGGCACATAATTTTGGCGTTTTCTTTGGACGTAAAAAAGGAGATTTTATCAAACCTGGTATAGCAAGAATGTCTTTTGGAGAACAAATAGACCCTAAAAAGTACTCTGTTGCTGAGCTAACTGATCTGTGCTATGACATTATAAATGATAAAACAAAATCATTTGGTGGCTAA
- a CDS encoding endonuclease/exonuclease/phosphatase family protein — MFEGIQQDKSKNFCLMSWNTYKIDHKDSQTFNSYINQVHAEHDIDIFCLQEAVHHHETRFPVDKFDINFASNIVLRSHNYGVATVSHYPVIKNVRILTTHKESVINTHKASLITHFNIDDTKVVVVNIHAINFKSNKVYEYEFEKIKEVINPTKYKYPIIIAGDFNSWNRKRVKFIKDFCREFNFKVAFLEEAELIKSFQKNHLDFVLYRGLKLEKACALDCQRISDHNPIITNFSIE, encoded by the coding sequence ATGTTTGAAGGTATACAGCAAGATAAGTCTAAAAACTTTTGTTTAATGAGTTGGAATACATATAAGATAGATCATAAAGATTCTCAAACATTTAACTCATATATTAATCAGGTTCATGCTGAGCATGATATTGATATCTTTTGTTTACAAGAGGCTGTTCACCATCATGAGACTAGGTTTCCTGTCGATAAATTTGATATTAACTTTGCTTCAAATATTGTATTGCGTTCGCATAATTATGGTGTAGCAACAGTTAGTCACTATCCTGTGATAAAAAATGTCAGGATACTTACAACTCATAAAGAATCAGTTATAAATACTCATAAAGCATCTTTGATTACTCATTTTAATATTGATGATACAAAAGTTGTTGTGGTAAATATTCATGCGATAAATTTTAAAAGTAATAAAGTCTATGAGTATGAATTTGAAAAGATAAAAGAAGTAATAAACCCAACAAAGTATAAATATCCAATAATAATTGCTGGAGATTTTAATTCTTGGAATAGAAAAAGAGTTAAGTTTATAAAAGATTTTTGTCGTGAATTTAACTTTAAAGTAGCGTTTCTTGAAGAAGCAGAGCTAATTAAATCTTTTCAAAAGAATCATTTGGATTTTGTCTTGTATCGAGGATTAAAATTAGAAAAAGCATGTGCTTTAGATTGTCAAAGAATATCAGATCATAATCCAATTATTACTAATTTTTCTATTGAATAA
- the nhaA gene encoding Na+/H+ antiporter NhaA: MSTNSNNQELVGGIILFSAAILAILVNNSPLSLYYGMLDTVNVKLGVENLVIDKSITHWINDGLMAIYFLYIGLEIKREVITGVLSRPSSIITPAIAAFAGLILPSLIYLLINFNNHQLLDGWAIPSATDIAFTLGILALLGSRISPKLKLLVVTIAIFDDIAAIVIIAFFYSKSLSLVSLVLGSVFLLMMIFCSLVLKVNRASIYIVLGFLAWFCTIKSGVHATLAGFVTALCIPYRDGDSDSPAKFMEDSLHSWVIYFILPIFAFANAGINFSGISFSIIFEPLTLGIILGLFIGKQIGIFSILALFKKLKIFKLGESFSNLQLYGVSILCGIGFTMSLFIGTLAFDDTHLLNSIKIGVIIGSVLSGVTGYVVLRFFATSPK, encoded by the coding sequence ATGAGTACAAATTCTAATAATCAAGAACTAGTTGGTGGAATAATTTTATTTTCAGCTGCTATTCTTGCTATCTTAGTCAACAATTCCCCACTATCTTTATATTATGGGATGTTAGATACTGTTAATGTCAAGCTTGGTGTAGAGAACTTAGTTATAGATAAAAGCATTACTCACTGGATAAATGATGGCTTAATGGCAATATATTTTCTATATATTGGTCTAGAAATAAAAAGAGAAGTAATTACTGGAGTATTATCGCGACCATCTAGCATAATAACGCCAGCTATAGCAGCTTTTGCTGGGTTGATATTACCAAGTTTAATCTATTTGTTGATAAATTTTAATAATCATCAACTTCTTGATGGTTGGGCAATTCCATCAGCTACAGATATAGCCTTCACACTTGGAATATTAGCCTTACTTGGATCAAGAATATCTCCAAAGCTAAAGTTACTAGTAGTTACAATAGCCATTTTTGATGATATTGCTGCAATAGTTATAATTGCATTTTTCTATTCAAAATCGTTATCTTTGGTTTCTTTAGTATTAGGGTCTGTATTTCTCCTTATGATGATTTTTTGTAGTCTTGTTTTAAAAGTTAATAGAGCTTCAATATATATCGTTTTAGGTTTTTTAGCGTGGTTTTGTACAATTAAATCTGGAGTTCATGCAACATTAGCAGGCTTTGTTACGGCACTATGTATTCCTTATCGAGATGGTGACTCAGACTCGCCAGCTAAGTTTATGGAGGATTCTCTTCATTCGTGGGTTATTTATTTTATATTGCCTATATTTGCCTTTGCTAATGCGGGTATAAACTTCTCTGGTATAAGTTTTTCAATAATCTTTGAACCATTAACTTTAGGAATAATTTTAGGCCTATTTATAGGTAAACAAATAGGGATTTTCTCTATATTAGCTCTTTTCAAAAAACTAAAGATCTTTAAGTTAGGAGAATCTTTCTCAAATTTACAGTTATATGGAGTTAGTATATTGTGTGGAATAGGTTTTACAATGAGTTTATTTATAGGGACTTTAGCTTTCGATGATACTCATTTGTTAAACTCAATAAAAATAGGTGTGATTATTGGCTCAGTATTATCAGGAGTTACAGGCTATGTTGTTTTAAGATTTTTTGCAACAAGCCCTAAGTAA